A genomic segment from Bradyrhizobium sp. CB1015 encodes:
- the rpoB gene encoding DNA-directed RNA polymerase subunit beta, with translation MAQQTFTGRKRVRKFFGHIKEVAEMPNLIEVQKASYDQFLMVDEPQGGRLDEGLQAVFRSVFPISDFSGTSMLEFVRYEFEQPKYDVDECRQRGMTFAAPLKVTLRLIVFDIDEETGAKSVKDIKEQDVYMGDIPLMTMNGTFIVNGTERVIVSQMHRSPGVFFDHDKGKTHSSGKLLFAARVIPYRGSWLDIEFDAKDIVYARIDRRRKIPVTSLMFALGLDGEAILSTFYKKILYKRTKEGWRVPFDANRFRGYSTVNDLIDADTGKVVLEAGKKLTVRAARQLQDKGLKALRMADEELVGNYVAEDLVNPKTGEIHAEAGEEITDKLMKALNEQGYKELPLLDIDHVNVGPYIRNTLSADKNMTREDALFDIYRVMRPGEPPTLESAQAMFQSLFFDAERYDLSAVGRVKMNMRLDLDAPDTQRTLRKEDILAVIKTLVDLRDGKGEIDDIDHLGNRRVRSVGELMENQYRIGLLRMERAIKERMSSVDIDTVMPQDLINAKPAAAAVREFFGSSQLSQFMDQTNPLSEITHKRRLSALGPGGLTRERAGFEVRDVHPTHYGRICPIETPEGPNIGLINSLATFARVNKYGFVETPYRKVKDGRVTDEVVYLSAMEEGRYSVAQANVPVDAKGRFTEDLVVCRSSGTRDVVPMTPDKVDYMDVSPKQLVSVAAALIPFLENDDANRALMGSNMQRQAVPLVRAEAPFVGTGMEGVVARDSGAAIAARRSGVIDQIDATRVVIRATEDLDPTKSGVDIYRLMKYQRSNQSTCINQRPLVKVGDIVKKGDIIADGPSTDLGELALGRNVLVAFMPWNGYNFEDSILLSERIVKEDVFTSIHIEEFEVMARDTKLGPEEITRDIPNVSEEALKNLDEAGIVYIGAEVRAGDILVGKITPKGESPMTPEEKLLRAIFGEKASDVRDTSLRVPPGVQGTIVEVRVFNRHGVDKDERALAIEREEIERLAKDRDDEQAILDRNVYNRLAELLEGRQGIAGPKGFKKDTKITRAVLEEYPKSQWWLFASPNDKLMAEIEAMRKQYDESKKGLEQRFLDKVEKLQRGDELPPGVMKMVKVFVAVKRKIQPGDKMAGRHGNKGVVSKIVPIEDMPFLEDGTHADIVLNPLGVPSRMNVGQILETHLGWACAGLGKRIGQTVDAYLSKQDIKPLKETLKKVYGEDETIKSLNDNELLELGHNLSRGVPIATPVFDGAKEADIEEMLKLAGLDASGQSTVYDGRTGDPFDRKVTVGYIYMLKLHHLVDDKIHARSIGPYSLVTQQPLGGKAQFGGQRFGEMEVWALEAYGAAYTLQEMLTVKSDDVAGRTKVYEAIVRGDDTFEAGIPESFNVLVKEMRSLGLNVDLHNSKMGPAPTSEAAE, from the coding sequence ATGGCGCAGCAGACATTCACCGGTCGCAAACGCGTTCGCAAGTTCTTCGGACACATCAAGGAAGTCGCCGAGATGCCGAACCTCATCGAGGTTCAGAAGGCGTCCTATGACCAGTTCCTGATGGTGGACGAACCCCAGGGCGGACGTCTCGACGAGGGTCTGCAGGCGGTGTTCCGCTCGGTGTTTCCGATCTCCGACTTCTCGGGCACCTCGATGCTGGAATTCGTCCGCTACGAGTTCGAGCAGCCGAAATACGACGTCGACGAGTGCCGCCAGCGCGGCATGACCTTCGCGGCGCCCCTCAAGGTGACGCTGCGCCTCATCGTGTTCGATATCGACGAGGAGACCGGCGCGAAGTCGGTGAAGGACATCAAGGAGCAGGACGTCTACATGGGCGACATCCCGCTCATGACGATGAACGGCACCTTCATCGTCAACGGCACCGAGCGCGTCATCGTCTCGCAGATGCACCGTTCGCCCGGCGTGTTCTTCGACCACGACAAGGGCAAGACCCATTCCTCGGGCAAGCTGCTGTTCGCCGCCCGCGTCATCCCGTATCGCGGCTCCTGGCTCGACATCGAGTTCGACGCCAAGGACATCGTCTATGCGCGCATCGACCGTCGCCGCAAGATTCCGGTGACGTCGCTGATGTTCGCCCTCGGCCTCGACGGCGAGGCGATCCTGTCCACGTTCTACAAGAAGATTCTCTACAAGCGGACCAAGGAAGGCTGGCGCGTTCCGTTCGACGCCAACCGCTTCCGCGGCTACTCCACGGTCAACGACCTGATCGATGCCGACACCGGCAAGGTCGTGCTCGAGGCCGGCAAGAAGCTCACCGTCCGCGCCGCCCGCCAGCTCCAGGACAAGGGGCTGAAGGCGCTGCGCATGGCCGACGAGGAGCTGGTCGGCAACTACGTCGCCGAGGATCTCGTCAACCCGAAGACCGGTGAGATCCACGCCGAGGCCGGTGAGGAAATCACCGACAAGCTGATGAAGGCGCTCAACGAGCAGGGCTACAAGGAGCTGCCGCTGCTCGACATCGACCACGTCAATGTCGGCCCCTACATCCGCAACACGCTCTCGGCCGACAAGAACATGACGCGCGAGGACGCGCTGTTCGACATCTACCGCGTGATGCGTCCGGGCGAGCCGCCGACGCTGGAATCGGCGCAGGCCATGTTCCAGTCGCTGTTCTTCGACGCCGAGCGCTACGACCTCTCGGCGGTCGGCCGCGTCAAGATGAACATGCGCCTCGACCTCGATGCGCCCGACACCCAGCGCACGCTGCGCAAGGAGGACATCCTCGCCGTCATCAAGACGCTGGTGGATCTGCGCGACGGCAAGGGCGAGATCGACGACATCGACCATCTCGGCAACCGCCGTGTGCGTTCGGTCGGCGAGCTCATGGAGAACCAGTACCGCATCGGTCTGTTGCGCATGGAGCGCGCGATCAAGGAGCGCATGTCCTCGGTCGACATCGACACGGTCATGCCGCAGGACCTGATCAACGCCAAGCCGGCGGCCGCCGCGGTGCGTGAGTTCTTCGGCTCCTCGCAGCTCTCGCAGTTCATGGACCAGACCAACCCGCTCAGCGAGATCACCCACAAGCGCCGCCTCTCGGCGCTCGGACCGGGCGGTCTGACCCGCGAGCGCGCCGGCTTCGAGGTGCGCGACGTGCATCCGACGCATTACGGCCGCATCTGCCCGATCGAGACGCCGGAAGGTCCGAACATCGGCCTGATCAACTCGCTCGCGACCTTCGCGCGCGTGAACAAGTACGGCTTCGTCGAGACGCCGTATCGCAAGGTCAAGGATGGTCGCGTCACCGACGAGGTCGTGTATCTGTCGGCGATGGAGGAAGGGCGCTATTCCGTGGCCCAGGCCAATGTGCCGGTCGACGCCAAGGGCCGCTTCACCGAAGACCTCGTGGTCTGCCGTTCGAGCGGGACCCGCGACGTCGTGCCGATGACGCCCGACAAGGTCGACTACATGGACGTGTCGCCGAAGCAGCTCGTTTCGGTCGCCGCGGCGCTGATCCCGTTCCTCGAGAACGACGACGCCAACCGCGCGCTGATGGGCTCGAACATGCAGCGCCAGGCGGTGCCGCTGGTTCGCGCCGAGGCGCCGTTCGTCGGCACCGGCATGGAGGGCGTGGTTGCCCGCGACTCGGGCGCTGCGATCGCGGCGCGCCGTTCGGGCGTGATCGACCAGATCGACGCGACCCGCGTCGTCATCCGCGCCACGGAAGATCTCGATCCGACAAAGTCGGGCGTCGATATCTACCGCCTCATGAAGTACCAGCGCTCCAACCAGTCGACCTGCATCAACCAGCGTCCGCTGGTGAAGGTCGGCGACATCGTCAAGAAGGGCGACATCATCGCAGACGGTCCCTCGACCGATCTCGGCGAACTCGCTCTGGGGCGGAACGTGCTGGTCGCGTTCATGCCGTGGAACGGCTACAACTTCGAAGACTCGATCCTGCTCTCCGAGCGGATCGTGAAGGAAGACGTCTTCACCTCGATCCACATCGAGGAGTTCGAGGTGATGGCCCGCGACACCAAGCTCGGGCCTGAGGAAATCACCCGCGACATTCCGAACGTCTCGGAAGAAGCGCTGAAGAATCTCGACGAAGCCGGTATCGTCTACATCGGCGCGGAAGTGCGCGCCGGCGACATCCTGGTCGGCAAGATCACGCCGAAGGGCGAAAGCCCGATGACGCCGGAAGAGAAGCTGCTGCGCGCCATCTTCGGCGAGAAGGCCTCCGACGTCCGCGACACCTCGCTGCGCGTTCCCCCGGGCGTGCAGGGCACCATCGTCGAAGTGCGCGTGTTCAACCGCCACGGCGTCGACAAGGACGAGCGTGCGCTGGCGATCGAGCGGGAGGAGATCGAGCGCCTCGCCAAGGACCGCGACGACGAGCAGGCGATCCTGGACCGCAACGTCTACAACCGTCTTGCCGAGCTGCTCGAGGGGCGGCAGGGCATTGCCGGTCCCAAGGGCTTCAAGAAGGACACCAAGATCACCCGTGCGGTGCTCGAGGAGTACCCGAAGTCGCAATGGTGGCTGTTCGCTTCGCCGAACGACAAGCTGATGGCCGAGATCGAGGCCATGCGGAAGCAGTACGACGAGTCGAAGAAGGGGCTGGAACAGCGCTTCCTCGACAAGGTCGAGAAGCTTCAGCGCGGTGACGAATTGCCGCCCGGCGTGATGAAGATGGTCAAGGTCTTCGTCGCGGTGAAGCGCAAGATCCAGCCCGGCGACAAGATGGCCGGCCGCCACGGCAACAAGGGCGTGGTGTCGAAGATCGTGCCGATCGAGGACATGCCGTTCCTCGAAGACGGCACGCATGCCGACATCGTGCTCAATCCGCTCGGCGTGCCCTCGCGCATGAACGTCGGACAGATCCTCGAGACCCATCTCGGCTGGGCCTGCGCCGGCCTCGGCAAGCGTATCGGCCAGACCGTCGATGCGTACCTGTCGAAGCAGGACATCAAGCCGCTGAAGGAGACCTTGAAGAAGGTCTACGGCGAGGACGAGACGATCAAGTCGCTCAACGACAACGAGCTGCTCGAGCTTGGCCATAACCTCAGCCGCGGCGTGCCGATCGCGACGCCGGTTTTCGACGGCGCCAAGGAAGCCGACATCGAGGAGATGCTGAAGCTTGCCGGTCTCGACGCTTCGGGTCAGTCGACCGTCTATGACGGCCGCACCGGCGATCCGTTCGATCGCAAGGTGACGGTGGGCTACATCTACATGCTCAAGCTGCACCATCTGGTCGACGACAAGATCCATGCGCGTTCGATCGGTCCGTACTCGCTCGTCACCCAGCAGCCGCTGGGCGGCAAGGCGCAGTTCGGCGGCCAGCGCTTCGGCGAAATGGAGGTGTGGGCGCTCGAGGCTTACGGCGCGGCGTACACGCTCCAGGAGATGCTGACGGTGAAGTCGGACGACGTCGCCGGCCGTACCAAGGTGTACGAGGCGATCGTGCGCGGTGACGACACGTTCGAGGCCGGTATTCCGGAATCGTTCAACGTGCTGGTCAAGGAAATGCGCTCGCTCGGCCTCAACGTCGACCTGCACAATTCCAAGATGGGACC
- the rplL gene encoding 50S ribosomal protein L7/L12, whose translation MADLQKIVDDLSSLTVLEAAELAKLLEEKWGVSAAAAVAVAGPAAGGGGAAAPAEEKTEFTVVLASAGDKKIEVIKEVRAITGLGLKEAKDLVEGAPKPLKEGVNKEEADKIKAQLEKAGAKVELK comes from the coding sequence ATGGCTGACCTGCAGAAGATCGTTGACGACCTCTCGAGCCTGACCGTGCTCGAAGCTGCCGAACTCGCGAAGCTCCTCGAAGAGAAGTGGGGCGTTTCGGCTGCCGCGGCTGTCGCCGTGGCCGGCCCGGCGGCTGGCGGCGGTGGCGCTGCCGCTCCGGCGGAAGAGAAGACCGAGTTCACGGTCGTTCTCGCCAGCGCCGGCGACAAGAAGATCGAGGTCATCAAGGAAGTCCGCGCCATCACCGGTCTCGGCCTGAAGGAAGCAAAGGACCTCGTGGAGGGTGCTCCGAAGCCGCTGAAGGAAGGCGTGAACAAGGAAGAAGCCGACAAGATCAAGGCCCAGCTCGAGAAGGCTGGCGCCAAGGTCGAGCTGAAGTAA
- the rplJ gene encoding 50S ribosomal protein L10: MERAAKKEAVEQLNEVFKTTSVAVVAQYSGLTVAQMQKLRQQMKQAGAAVKVSKNRLAKIALEGTDVVAIGPMLKGPTVIATSNDPVAAPKVAIEFAKANEKFVIVGGSMGKTVLNVDGVKALASLPSLDELRGKIVGLIVAPATKLAQLANAPAGKLARVIQAHASKGEAA, encoded by the coding sequence GTGGAACGAGCGGCAAAAAAAGAAGCGGTCGAACAGCTCAATGAGGTCTTCAAGACCACGAGCGTCGCGGTCGTTGCTCAATATTCCGGCCTCACCGTCGCCCAGATGCAGAAGCTGCGCCAGCAGATGAAGCAGGCGGGCGCTGCGGTGAAGGTCTCGAAGAACCGTCTCGCCAAAATTGCTCTTGAAGGCACTGACGTCGTTGCCATCGGCCCCATGTTGAAGGGACCGACCGTGATCGCGACTTCCAACGATCCGGTAGCGGCGCCGAAGGTCGCCATCGAATTCGCCAAGGCGAACGAAAAGTTCGTCATCGTCGGCGGATCGATGGGCAAGACCGTCCTGAATGTCGACGGCGTGAAGGCCCTTGCCTCGCTGCCGTCGCTTGACGAACTGCGCGGCAAGATCGTCGGCCTCATCGTGGCCCCGGCGACCAAGCTGGCCCAGCTCGCCAACGCGCCCGCGGGCAAGCTCGCGCGCGTCATCCAGGCTCATGCCTCAAAGGGCGAAGCGGCCTGA
- a CDS encoding 2-hydroxyacid dehydrogenase: MADKVLIHSRFPKSMMASFAERFELLDTGGKPAREVFPAEELGGIRALLTAGGSPLGAEAMDLFPKLGAIVCYGTGYDGVDLKAAIARNIAVGHSSGANAASVADIAMTLMLATTRRILVADQYVRSGDWAASKQSPMMRPQAGMPGRRIGVYGMGEIGRKIAARCAAFESEVGYFSRTRYDLPYQYFPSLEALAEWCSVLMIAVRAGAETQHVVNADILKRLGTGGYVVNIARGSVIDEKALVAALTDKTIAGAGLDVFEKEPHAPDALTALPNVVLAPHIGGHTLDSHVAMQSCVLANLTAFFEGKPLPYGVKSA; encoded by the coding sequence ATGGCTGACAAGGTCCTGATCCACTCGCGCTTTCCCAAGTCGATGATGGCGAGCTTCGCCGAGCGGTTCGAGTTGCTCGACACCGGCGGCAAGCCCGCGCGCGAGGTGTTTCCGGCCGAGGAGCTGGGCGGCATCCGCGCACTGCTCACCGCTGGCGGCTCGCCACTCGGCGCAGAGGCGATGGACCTGTTTCCGAAGCTTGGCGCCATCGTCTGCTACGGGACCGGCTATGACGGCGTCGACCTGAAAGCGGCCATCGCCCGCAACATCGCGGTCGGCCACAGTTCGGGTGCCAATGCGGCTTCCGTCGCCGACATCGCGATGACCTTGATGCTGGCGACGACGCGGCGCATCCTGGTCGCTGACCAGTATGTCCGCAGCGGCGATTGGGCGGCCTCGAAACAATCGCCGATGATGCGGCCCCAGGCCGGCATGCCCGGCCGCCGCATCGGCGTCTATGGCATGGGCGAGATCGGCCGCAAGATCGCGGCGCGCTGCGCCGCCTTCGAGAGCGAGGTCGGCTATTTCAGCCGCACCCGGTACGATCTGCCCTATCAATATTTCCCGTCGCTGGAGGCGCTCGCCGAGTGGTGCAGCGTGCTGATGATCGCGGTGCGGGCAGGGGCGGAGACCCAACATGTCGTCAACGCCGATATCTTGAAGCGCCTCGGCACAGGCGGCTATGTCGTCAACATCGCCCGCGGCTCGGTCATCGACGAGAAGGCTCTGGTTGCGGCGCTGACCGACAAGACCATCGCGGGGGCCGGTCTCGACGTCTTCGAGAAGGAGCCGCACGCGCCCGACGCGCTGACGGCACTTCCCAACGTCGTGCTCGCCCCGCATATCGGCGGCCACACCCTAGATTCGCATGTCGCCATGCAGAGCTGCGTGCTGGCCAACCTGACGGCGTTCTTCGAGGGCAAGCCGCTGCCTTATGGGGTCAAATCGGCCTGA
- the rplA gene encoding 50S ribosomal protein L1 yields the protein MAIGKRLNKAREGIDREKLYPLVDAIKMVKERAKAKFDETIEVAINLGVDPRHADQMVRGVVTLPNGTGRTLRVGVFARGAKADEAKAAGADVVGAEDLVEKVQNGTIDFDRCIATPDMMPLVGRLGKVLGPRGLMPNPKIGTVTMDVTGAVKGAKGGSVEFRVEKAGILQAGVGKASFSEEKLVENIKALADAVSKAKPAGSKGTYIQRVAVSSTMGPGVKVEPGTILG from the coding sequence ATGGCAATCGGAAAGCGTTTGAACAAAGCCCGCGAAGGCATTGACCGCGAAAAGCTCTACCCGCTCGTGGACGCCATCAAGATGGTCAAGGAACGCGCGAAAGCGAAGTTCGACGAGACCATCGAGGTCGCGATCAATCTCGGCGTCGATCCGCGTCACGCCGACCAGATGGTCCGCGGCGTCGTGACCCTGCCGAATGGTACCGGCCGTACGCTGCGCGTCGGCGTGTTCGCCCGCGGCGCCAAGGCCGACGAAGCCAAGGCCGCCGGTGCCGACGTCGTCGGCGCCGAGGACCTGGTCGAGAAGGTGCAGAACGGCACGATCGATTTCGACCGCTGCATCGCCACGCCAGACATGATGCCGCTGGTCGGCCGCCTCGGTAAGGTGCTCGGCCCGCGCGGCCTGATGCCGAACCCGAAGATCGGCACCGTGACCATGGACGTCACCGGTGCGGTGAAGGGCGCCAAGGGCGGCTCGGTCGAGTTCCGCGTCGAGAAGGCCGGCATCCTGCAGGCCGGCGTCGGCAAGGCCTCGTTCTCCGAAGAGAAGCTGGTCGAGAACATCAAGGCTCTGGCCGATGCTGTCTCCAAGGCAAAGCCGGCCGGCTCGAAGGGCACCTACATCCAGCGCGTTGCGGTGTCCTCGACGATGGGCCCCGGCGTGAAGGTCGAGCCGGGCACCATTCTCGGCTGA
- the rplK gene encoding 50S ribosomal protein L11, with product MAKKVTGYLKLQVPAGAANPSPPIGPALGQRGLNIMEFCKAFNAQTQKEEKNTPIPVIITIYADRSFTFEMKTPPMSYFLKQAAKIQSGSKAPGRDKAGKVTKAQVREIAEKKMKDLNCDTIESAMKMVEGSARSMGLEVAG from the coding sequence ATGGCAAAGAAAGTGACCGGATACCTGAAGCTTCAGGTCCCGGCCGGTGCGGCGAATCCCTCGCCCCCGATCGGTCCCGCGCTCGGTCAGCGCGGTCTCAACATCATGGAGTTCTGCAAGGCGTTCAACGCCCAGACCCAGAAGGAAGAGAAGAACACCCCGATCCCGGTGATCATCACCATCTATGCGGACCGTTCCTTCACCTTCGAGATGAAGACGCCGCCGATGTCCTACTTCCTCAAGCAGGCTGCAAAAATCCAGTCCGGCTCGAAGGCGCCGGGCCGTGACAAGGCCGGCAAGGTGACCAAGGCGCAGGTGCGCGAGATCGCCGAGAAGAAGATGAAGGACTTGAATTGCGACACCATCGAATCGGCCATGAAGATGGTCGAGGGCTCGGCCCGTTCGATGGGTCTGGAAGTTGCGGGGTAA
- the nusG gene encoding transcription termination/antitermination protein NusG, translating into MATATAQVSDKRWYIVHAYSNFEKKVAESIREQAKQRGLEDLFELVLVPTEKVTEVRRGRKIDAERKFFPGYVLVKMKLTDEAFHLIKNTPKVTGFLGAENKPMPISEAEAMRILHQVQEGVERPKASVSFEIGENVRVADGPFASFSGVVEEIDEARSRVKVAVSIFGRATPVELEFGQVEKV; encoded by the coding sequence ATGGCAACAGCAACCGCTCAAGTGTCCGACAAGCGCTGGTACATCGTCCACGCCTATTCGAACTTCGAGAAGAAGGTCGCCGAATCGATCCGCGAGCAGGCCAAGCAGCGCGGGCTCGAGGACTTGTTCGAGCTGGTGCTGGTGCCGACCGAGAAGGTTACGGAAGTGCGCCGCGGCCGCAAGATCGACGCCGAGCGCAAGTTCTTCCCGGGCTACGTGCTGGTGAAGATGAAGCTGACTGACGAGGCGTTCCATCTGATCAAGAACACGCCGAAGGTCACGGGCTTCCTCGGCGCGGAAAACAAGCCGATGCCGATCTCGGAAGCCGAGGCCATGCGCATCCTGCACCAGGTGCAGGAGGGCGTGGAGCGGCCGAAGGCGTCGGTGTCGTTCGAGATCGGCGAGAACGTGCGCGTGGCCGACGGCCCGTTCGCCTCGTTCTCGGGTGTGGTCGAGGAAATCGACGAGGCGCGCTCGCGCGTGAAGGTCGCCGTGTCGATCTTCGGCCGCGCGACGCCGGTCGAGCTGGAATTCGGTCAGGTCGAGAAGGTCTGA
- the secE gene encoding preprotein translocase subunit SecE produces MAVSPFKFLQEVRSETAKVTWPTRRETTITTIMVFVMVALASIFFFAADQIIRYLITFLLGIH; encoded by the coding sequence ATGGCAGTCAGCCCGTTCAAGTTCTTGCAGGAAGTGCGCTCGGAGACTGCCAAGGTCACCTGGCCGACCCGCCGTGAGACCACGATCACCACGATCATGGTGTTCGTGATGGTCGCGTTGGCCTCGATCTTCTTCTTCGCCGCCGACCAGATCATCCGCTACCTCATCACCTTCCTCCTGGGCATTCACTGA
- a CDS encoding serine hydrolase, whose product MTATAATRPTTAPHTPPLPEARPETLGLSRPRLQTMSDAFKREIDKGTVPGVTVLVARGGQIGWFEALGKQSPTGAAPMARDSIFRIFSMTKPIVSVGIMALVEDGYLLLSDAVAKFIPEFARQQVGVVKDGKLELVPPTRPMTVQDLLRHTSGLTYEHQGDGPVHKLYQESRVRSRKITNAEHAALVASFPLVCQPGAEFNYSRSTDILGRIIEVVSGKSLGTFLTERVLAPLQMAETGFSTSQANAGRLAEPFGADPWTGDKVALFNMLEQPVMESGGGGLVSTTMDYARFCLMLRNGGTLDGNRIIGRKTLELMASDHLGPGVAVNGTLLSPGHGFGLGFAVRREAGIAPFPGSVGQYFWSGIAGTFFWIDPKEDLFAVFMSQGPGQRDYTRTLVRDLVYAAVE is encoded by the coding sequence ATGACTGCGACAGCCGCCACCCGCCCGACGACCGCGCCGCACACGCCGCCTCTGCCGGAAGCCCGCCCCGAGACGCTCGGGCTGTCGCGGCCGCGCCTCCAGACCATGTCGGACGCCTTCAAGCGCGAGATCGACAAGGGAACCGTTCCCGGGGTCACCGTGCTGGTGGCGAGGGGCGGCCAAATCGGCTGGTTCGAGGCGCTCGGCAAGCAGAGCCCGACAGGCGCGGCGCCGATGGCGCGCGATTCGATCTTCCGCATCTTCTCGATGACCAAGCCGATCGTCTCGGTCGGCATCATGGCGCTGGTCGAGGACGGCTACCTCCTGCTCAGCGACGCCGTCGCTAAATTCATCCCCGAGTTCGCGCGCCAGCAGGTCGGCGTCGTCAAGGACGGCAAGCTGGAGCTGGTGCCGCCGACGCGGCCCATGACCGTGCAGGACCTGCTCCGCCACACCTCCGGCCTCACCTACGAGCACCAGGGCGACGGCCCCGTGCACAAGCTCTACCAGGAGTCCCGCGTCCGCAGCCGCAAGATCACCAATGCAGAGCATGCCGCGCTGGTGGCGAGCTTCCCGCTGGTCTGCCAGCCCGGCGCGGAGTTCAACTACAGCCGCTCCACGGATATTTTGGGCCGCATCATCGAAGTCGTCAGCGGCAAATCGCTCGGTACGTTCCTCACCGAGCGCGTGCTCGCGCCGCTGCAGATGGCCGAGACCGGCTTCTCGACAAGTCAGGCCAATGCCGGCCGCCTTGCCGAGCCGTTCGGCGCCGACCCCTGGACCGGCGACAAGGTCGCGCTCTTCAACATGCTCGAGCAGCCAGTGATGGAATCCGGCGGCGGTGGCCTGGTCTCGACTACGATGGATTATGCCCGCTTCTGCCTGATGCTGCGCAATGGCGGCACGCTCGACGGCAACAGGATCATCGGCCGCAAGACGCTGGAGCTGATGGCCTCCGATCACCTCGGGCCAGGCGTTGCGGTCAATGGCACGCTGCTGTCACCCGGCCATGGCTTCGGTCTCGGCTTTGCCGTGCGTCGCGAGGCCGGCATCGCCCCCTTCCCCGGCAGCGTCGGCCAGTATTTCTGGAGCGGCATTGCCGGCACGTTCTTCTGGATCGATCCGAAGGAGGATCTGTTCGCGGTGTTCATGAGCCAGGGGCCGGGACAGCGCGACTACACGCGGACCCTGGTGCGGGATCTGGTGTACGCGGCGGTGGAGTGA
- a CDS encoding SDR family NAD(P)-dependent oxidoreductase translates to MTLFDMKGKVAVITGSTRGIGLAIAERMAEHGAKVVISSRKADVCEQVANSINDRFGKDTAVAIAANISSKENLQNLVDESNRAFGKIDVLVCNAASNPYYGPLAGISDDQFRKILDNNIVANNWLISMVVPQMIERKDGSIIIVSSIGGLKGSTILGAYAISKAADMQLARNLACEYGPHNIRVNCIAPGLIKTDFAKALWDNPENLKASTSRSPLLRIGIPDEIAGAAVFLGSKAGDFMTGQTMVIDGGATIS, encoded by the coding sequence ATGACCTTGTTCGACATGAAGGGGAAAGTCGCCGTCATCACCGGTTCGACGCGCGGCATCGGGCTCGCGATCGCCGAGCGCATGGCCGAGCACGGCGCCAAGGTGGTGATCTCCTCGCGCAAGGCCGACGTCTGCGAGCAGGTGGCGAACAGCATCAACGACAGATTCGGCAAGGACACCGCGGTCGCGATCGCCGCCAACATCTCGTCGAAGGAGAACCTGCAAAACCTCGTCGACGAGAGCAACCGTGCCTTCGGCAAGATCGACGTGCTGGTCTGCAATGCGGCGTCGAATCCGTATTACGGCCCGCTCGCCGGCATCTCCGACGATCAGTTCAGGAAGATCCTCGACAACAACATCGTCGCCAACAATTGGCTGATCTCGATGGTGGTGCCGCAGATGATCGAGCGCAAGGACGGCTCCATCATCATCGTCTCCTCGATCGGCGGCCTCAAGGGCTCGACCATCCTCGGCGCCTACGCCATTTCGAAAGCCGCCGACATGCAGCTCGCGCGCAACCTCGCCTGCGAATACGGCCCGCACAACATCCGCGTGAACTGCATCGCGCCGGGCCTGATCAAGACCGACTTCGCCAAGGCGCTGTGGGACAATCCGGAGAACCTGAAAGCCTCGACCTCGCGCTCGCCGCTCTTGCGCATCGGCATCCCCGACGAGATCGCCGGCGCGGCGGTGTTCCTGGGTTCGAAGGCCGGCGACTTCATGACCGGCCAGACCATGGTGATCGACGGCGGCGCGACGATTAGTTGA
- a CDS encoding histidine phosphatase family protein: MAGADKPNVVVTRWWWVRHAPVRNDGGNIYGQSDIACDTSDSYVFNAVAKVLPRQAVWYSSNLMRTHQTAEAIWAAGFPKPAAMKREADLAEQNLGRWQGMNRAQFIASRPVGASWFADINEPAPGGESFMDLYNRTRRTIERINAEAAGQDIIAVAHGGTIRAAVGLALGGQPERGLSFDIDNCSVTRLDYFASPDRTVWRLPMVNQQPWIADPAHAAMHQPAGPEVKKLA, from the coding sequence ATGGCAGGTGCAGACAAGCCGAACGTGGTCGTCACGCGGTGGTGGTGGGTCCGTCACGCGCCGGTGCGCAATGACGGCGGCAACATCTACGGGCAGAGCGACATCGCCTGTGACACCAGCGATAGCTATGTGTTCAATGCTGTTGCCAAGGTGCTGCCACGCCAGGCGGTCTGGTATTCGAGCAATCTGATGCGCACCCATCAGACCGCCGAGGCGATCTGGGCCGCAGGTTTTCCAAAACCGGCAGCGATGAAGCGGGAGGCGGATCTCGCCGAGCAGAATCTCGGCCGCTGGCAGGGCATGAACCGGGCTCAGTTCATTGCCAGCCGCCCCGTTGGCGCCAGCTGGTTCGCCGACATCAACGAGCCCGCGCCCGGCGGCGAAAGCTTCATGGACCTCTACAACCGCACGCGCCGCACCATCGAGCGGATCAACGCCGAGGCGGCCGGGCAGGACATCATCGCAGTGGCGCATGGCGGCACCATCAGGGCGGCGGTGGGTCTCGCGCTCGGCGGGCAGCCGGAGCGCGGGCTGTCATTCGACATCGACAATTGCTCGGTGACGCGGCTGGATTATTTTGCGAGCCCCGATCGCACGGTCTGGCGGCTGCCGATGGTCAATCAGCAGCCGTGGATTGCGGATCCCGCGCACGCGGCGATGCATCAGCCGGCGGGACCGGAAGTCAAGAAGCTGGCTTAA